From the genome of Procambarus clarkii isolate CNS0578487 chromosome 66, FALCON_Pclarkii_2.0, whole genome shotgun sequence:
TGTGTTAGGGGTGATCTCTATAGGTTAAAATGTATTACAGTAATTAGTTTGAAGGAATGTAGGCATAAGGATGGGTTGAATTACAAGATCTTCTTTATGAATTGAGTTACAGTAATTTGTCCTATTCTTCGGTGAAATCATTGTTGCATATTGATGTAAATTTAGACAATGTTAAGAAGGAAATGCTTAAGCATTACATTTCTAAATTTTAGGAAGTCCTAACAAGTAACTTGGAACTTGTGAATAAGCTTATTCAAATGTTTTATTTTACGAAACttgctattaattcatatttATAATATAGTACTCCGTTGTGGCTCAGTGTATCCTCAGGTACTCCTCCATATTATTTATTTGCCATGGTGCGTTGTGGGTATTTTTCGTATTAAAGTGTATatggtattttttttattttgaatactgcactaAATACTCGTAGGCTACTTCCATATTAAAATACCAGTTGTAATTTGTCGAGTGTCTCAATCTGATATGACATGTATAAAATCAAAACTTCCATGTATACTCAGAATCCAACGGACCCTCAAAAGTGGAAGTTTCTTGTATGAATAAGACATCAAAGATAGAGGTGCAGGATCTGGTTTGGTTGGGTTTTAAAGGCTCGAGAAATTTTGAGGTAGTTTGTAATGTCTTTAGTAAATTATGCAGCTCCTTTGAATTGAATGATAAAGTACAACTGCGTATAGAAATAAAGTACATAGGTATAAAGTGTTAGGTAATTCTTTTGTGAGCCCTTTTTTGCTTTTTTAAGAGCCCAGAATACATGCAGTTTCGGGTAAATCATTTAAAGATATTGAGGATTACATTATTGTACTGTATATGCAGGATGAAAGCAGTAAACATCGTGTAGTGTAGGATTTAGCGCACTGAGAGCCAAATACACACTAACTACAAAGAATAAAAAGGCAAAAAGTTATGCTGAACACAATGTAGAAGTGGTTTTACCATTACAGTATACTATATAGTGTCGCTGATCATTTGCACTGCTTTAATAAAAACTTTCATCTTTTAACTGATACACGATATTGCCTCTCGTGGAGGCATTATCTtctaataaatttatatacacCTTATTGAAGCATTGTTTCCATGTGACTGCACCTGTGTTTTGCATGCTTTTATTCAGATTTGAACTACACCAAGTACTGTACTTTAACAAAGAAATTTGTTTTGGCTTTCATGTGATATTATATTTGATATTTTGGCATGTTGTAATTTGCCTCATAAAATTTCATCTCAAAATTATATACTTTTGACTACATATTGTTAATTAAGTGTTCAGTAATGGTACTAATGAGTCAATATTAGCTGGGAATCCTTAACAGGTCTTCTTGACCACGTGACGGTGCTGATTGGCTTTGCTTCCGCTGGGAAAGCAGTTGGAGGAGTTATTCACCAACCCTACTACAATTATCAAAATCCTGGGTAAGCACTTGGGAAAATttgtatgtacagtacagtattttttgTTCATGTTGGGATTTGTTTCTAAACTAGGCACTGGAGCCTGAGTACCAAAATTCAGTATCCTTTTACCAAAAAACAAGATCTGCCACTTGCTTACATGCAGTTCTCCACTTACTACTGGGTACAAAGTAAGAAATATGGCAATGATTATAAAAACCTActcactctttttctgtcatgttgcaGGAGTGAGCTAGGTCGGACTATATGGGGAATAGTGGGAGGAGAAGTTTGTGGGATGCCACTGGTGTCTCCTCCAGATGGTCGTTTGATTGTCactaccacaaggtcacactcttcTTCAACTGTTAATGATGCAATTGATGCAGTCTCCCCTGATGAGGTTCTCAGGGTTGGAGGAGCAGGTCATAAAGTGAGTTGTTACGTACCTCCCAAAGGAATATTCTGGAGATTTAACTTAATTAATATTTTTCTGAGCTGTTGACTACTTTCTAAGGCAAGTACCTTTTGGCCCCCCAGGACAGGTCTATGCATAATCACGGCAGGTCAACAATCTTCCCCCAGTGAAACGGACAGCTTTTCAAACTGTTCATGTTGAGTCGTACAAATGTTAGAAAGAAACCGGAGAATATTCAGTCCTTCCCCAAAGGACTCCCAGAAAGCTCTATAGAAAACTCAAAGCTCTTCCaggtattaatattaatattcttGCAAACTACCAGTTGCTCCATCTTCATGCtacacctgaccaccaccaggtcacCTGGAAAATATAAAGTCCCCTAACTCCAGCTACCTCACTGGCTTCCATGCTGGGTGATGGATACATGAGTCATTCTTTAGAAACTCGGGTATTGTTGTGCAGTGGGATTATGCTATAAGTAGATGGTTTTTATATGTGTATAAAAGTCATTTGTGTATGCATgctcttaaaaaataaaaaaaggagtTCTGTAATGAATATACATCCAGCAGAGAATTGGTACTTTCAGTAGAGTACTGATATTACAGCACACGAACCCACAACATAGCTATAGGTTGGTGCTGCTTCAGACTACAGTACAGAGGAACCTCGGTTTTCGAATGCCCCTGTTTTCAAATTTGTTTCTTGAGCTCATTTTCTTAGAAAAATTTGATCTGGTACTCGAGGTTTGCCTTGGTGCTCGAGCTTATTGATACACATACGGGCTGACCGAGCATGTGGCGTGCTTCAGTTTAACAGCGCTTCCCGCCTAGTGACGACCACGCTTGAATTCtttaagaatttcattgtttttgtacTTTCTTGATTTCTGAACataagttcttattatatatcacgccatggatTCCAAGCATACTGGGActgaaataagaaaaataatgaaTGCAGATAACCATAACAAAATCAAAGGATTCCTGTTGTACTGATGTGGAATGTTGTCCTACTCTAACTAAGCATAGTCCTGTCCATGGATACTGCAGGGGGCCTTGCCTAAGGTGTGATAGTGCTACAACTcagaaatatatattaaataaacattttgcTTGATCTTGAAGATAAACCATTATTAATTAGCACATCCTACAATATCACACATATTTCCTGGCTATGTATTAACTTTATTACTTGTTCTTTATCATTGATCATCCAGCTTTCAACAAACATTTTCAGGTGATGCTCCTTTTGGAAGGAAAGGCTCACGTGTACGTCTTTGCCAGCCCCGGTTGCAAAAAATGGGACACCTGTGCTCCCCAAGCTATTTTAGAAGCAGCTGGAGGAACACTAACAGATATCAAAGGTGCTTTAATCCCGTATCATTCTACTGCTCCCCACAGGTATGTTGTCGACTATATCACTATATACTTGTTCATGTTGAAGTATAATTAGTCTTGATAGTTCTATTTTATGCTCTTACTGAATCACTGCAACCCAATATAGAAAGCTATGCTCTTACATAACGATGGATTTATGCAGAAACTCGACTGGGGTGCTTGCTTCAGCACCAGGTCAGAAACATGAGGTCTTCCTAGCCAAGATTCCACAGCACGTTAAGGACAATTTAAAAGCCTAATGTTTTGACCTGATTTAGTGCATTGTTGTTCTTGAGGTGCATCGTACATCAACCATGGTCATTGGTGAGATACATTATCATTAAGTACTTATTGTAATTCACAGAGCATAATAATGATACATTTTAAATTTTAATTTGTTTATTGCCTGCATAAACATATTAAAATGGAAAATTTATGTGGACAAAATATTTTGTAAATGCTTTATTTGTACATATAGTAGTTTTTTTCAGTGCTTCTTTGGTTTAGGAACTGTTGTGTTATTTCCATTGAAATAAAGTAAAGAATAGTTAAAGAAGAAAGATTTTGATAAAAGGCTTTTTTGTTAATTTTGGTGGTGGGTAAAGTGAGATGTATGTGGCAGAGGTGAAGTAAAGCACAGTGTGGAGGCACTTACCGTGGCCTCGTCACTTACCATGGCCTCGTCACTTACCGTGGCCTTGGTACTTACCGTGGCCTCGTCACTTACTGTAGCCTCATCACTTACCGTGGCCTCGTCACTTACCGTGGCCTCGTCACTTACCGTGGCCTCGTCACTTACCGTGGCCTCGTCACTTACCGTGGCCTTGGTACTTACCGTGGCCTCGTCACTTACTGTAGCCTCATCACTTACCGTGGCCTCGTCACTTACCGTGGCCTCGTCACTTACCATGGCCTCGTCACATGCCTGTGGCTCGTGTTCTCTGGATATCTTGTCACCGTCTGCTCTTTCATTTCTGCCGTGTAAGTCTTCCTGCtgtggtgctttcttttgataagtATACGCGTGACTTATAATTGACTGAATCAAAATGTGATTGGATTATTTCACTGTAATGCACTGAATTTTTTGTATCTGGTAAGGGTTCAGGTAATTAAAGTGTGCTTAGCATAACTACAATCAACATTAACTACAAATgttatttcatttatttagtgTTACTAATTAAAAAATAAGAAATACTAGCAAACAATTATTAAATGTTAGAAATGCATGTTTTTGTGTTTATAAACTCTTAATATTTGTTGTCTAAAAATTAAGAAAGGCTCTAGTCGCTTTACACTTAAATACCGAGCTGCATTCAGTCCCCAGTTGGTTAGGTTAATGTAGAGTAGACTACATTTGTGTATTTTAACATTCCTCTCTACCACAATCTTTCCTAAAGACTTAGGAATAGCTCTTGCACAAAGTTGAGCATGAAACTGTTTTACAGGATTTAACAAATAAAATATTCCTCTCTTAGGAAGTAATATAGAGATTAACATATACTTTAGGGTTAGAATCCAGCCTTGTGGAATAATGTGAGAGTGGTACTATAGTATCAGGAGTAGTTACAGTACTTGGAATTTACTGTTTcattaatataaataattttgttgcccgaaacgctatgcgtgctagtggctttacaagaatgtaaaatcaactgcgtttctatgttctctcttaacccctaatgtaccttcttgtatataaataaattaataaagtaAGTTCAATAGAATGAGTGGGGTCTAGAATAAGGTTGATGTACTGAATATTTGTGAAACGCACCGGTTTGACACCACTCGTCTTGCGTGTTTTTTACACTTGTATTGGCATCGTGAGTGATGTCTAGTAACTTTGTTTATTGTTCTACAACAGTGCTAAATAGTCTTCCAGGCTTGGCAtcttttcataattacttacttgaaagTCGGCTGGTTTTATTTACACCCAATTATTTTTATTAGTATTGCTCTATTTTGAATGTTTTAAAAGGCATTTTCCTTCTTAATGATGGTTATTAGCACTGTGTTGCACTCCTATGTGGCTATATTGAGCCAAATGCACAGTTAGTGTACATTATAATATATGAATGAAATAATTAGTTCATTTGGgaatttcaaaatataattgGAAAAGATCACAAAGGCAAATGGgaaggggaccttcgacaagccgccggcttgttGGCCTcaccgaggccactagggttagtgtccCTCGAGTAAATCGGGTAAATAATAACCAACTATTTAGAAAAAAAAGTAACGTAAACTGGATATTTCAGATATCCAGATATATGGAATATACTGTATATGCGTGCATGCGTCTAGTGTCTCACTGAGTATTTCCTTCActctcccaaatcctaatcctgatcccttccaagtgctatgtagtcgtaatggcttggcactttctcccgattcccttccattctctctccctctcctccccagcCTATTCCACCCTCCTCCCTTATCTCCCtcctccttaccccccccccccctttctccccctttATCACGAGTCGGCCACATATCTCGTCCTGTACTGGTGAATGGTGTATAATGAACTAGCTTTGTGCCGTGTCACTGACTGCTGGGAGATGTGCTCGCACGGGTCACCAATCATGCCTCATTGTGGTTAACCTCGGAAAGTGACAGTCTTAATGTTGTCTGAAAGACCCGTTCATTTGAGTACGTTTCAAAGCATGATGGATGACTTTGATCAAGATGGAATATGAAGGAGCTTGGGATCATATCGGACATTGCCAATCATCTTGGGGACGCTAGACATATCTTCAGGTTTTGGGATGCAAAGATTGATTACTTGCCAATATAAATAGCTATACCATACTTCCTCGCCTTACCTTCTTttgtttccttccccccccccctctccatctctcctttccctctcttccttccccttctctctctctctctctccctttttctctgtcccaaccacttggactgggcagtagagcgacggtctctcttcatgcaggtcggcgttcaatccccgaccatccaagtgattgggcaccattcttttccttccccgtcccatcccaaatccttatcctgaaccctccccagtgctatatagtcataatggcttggtgctttaccctgataattcttctcttcccccccccctctctctctctctctctcactcactcactctcacacacacacacacaaaacacacacacacactcacaccacaacacactgggGGGGTCACCACTTGACTATCCCTAGTGGCATGCATCTGGGTGACAAAAAAGACCTCAGCACAGTTAAACACTTTCATACTCAATGCATCATCTGAGGAGTGTGTTGGAAGGACTCCAGACCTTGAGTGACTAGCAAGCAAAGGCGGGTCTCCTCTGAAACCCCCTTTAGTCCTGGCCTGCTTGGCACACTCTTGACTCCAGCTCGTTAAATGGGAGCCGCTTGGAAATGAATAAAACTCTCTAGATTATTTCTATGGTGCCATAAGGGGATCGGGATCGCTCAGTATATGCTCCCCTTAGAAGGGGGGTCGGCCTCAATGCTCCTCTTCGTGATGGCGGTGGCTATGAAATGTTCTGGGCTCAGTCCATAGAATTTAGCGATTGTTCATTTTGACATGCAAAAATGTATGTTTAGATGTATATATATTCAGGTGAACATAAATGTATGTTCAGGTGTATTTAGGACAGGAGGAGAGGGAGGTGTGTATATAGGACaggaggagaggggtgagggaggtgtcgGCAGTGAGAGCCAAGATGCAGCTAGGACACCACCAAGGTCGTCCACCACACTTAACGGGTCTGAACATCTCTGCCCTGGCTACCATCTGCCTCATACCCATCCCTTATACCCACCTACActctctacacccgtctcctcaccccctctacacctgaccactcacaccatcaccacaccccctacaTCTCCATacctgcagccaccaccaggctTGCCTTAACGCGTCCCAAACCTGCTCCGGTGACGGCATGTGTGTGTTCTCACAAACCCCCATAACGGTTTTGAGATATCCATGTGTATTAACACCCCTGCAAAGAGCCGTACAGGGTGGTAGGGAACGGCTCTGGCCAGACTGTGTGTTGACCCTACACGCACACACGCTTcaaggagcgccgccctgctccttatagtCCCAACTGCATTGTTGTACTTAAAGTCGTCCACCTCATtgtcaaatatcctaattttcatCTCCATCTCGTGATCTGAGTGCCCCTCTAATACCTACATAGCTCTCCCAGCTCCCTCTCATAGTCTCAGCGCCCCTATAGTTCCTACACTAGGACCCAGCTTCTCATAGTCTTGTAGCGAGTATATTGTCAACAATATActcgcttcgacacagagcagacagcagacttcgACTCCATTTAGACACTCACAACCCCCATCGAGTTTAGACACCATTccccatcgagccgccacgctttcctgcatagagctccgcgactccggcctcactcagctctgtgctccaagctccgtctcaacgtctacgacactaccAACAACCGACTGCTGTaatcaggactactaaataaatatgaaacccaCTAAACACTCTGTATCTaacctacccaacaacgtaacataatcgtacgttacagtcTCAGCGCCCCACTAGTACCTACGCTAGTACCTCAAGTATTAATACCTACACTAGTACCTCTAGTATAGTACCTACACTATTCTTAGTCTGGAGAAACAGGTCTGGCGTCCAGCTGCGTTATACACTAACTGGCAACTGACGTCACTCTGACAGGCAAGACGGCTCGATAATAATTGATAATTCGCATACCAATACAGGTAAGGTGCTACGGTACGCTGGCCTCGGGGGCTGTTACTTCTACGGTACGCTCTTGTGGCTGTACCTCTGGTGCTACGGTACGCTCCTGTGGCTGTACCTCTGGTGCTACGGTATGCTCCTGTGACTGTACCTCTGGTGCTACGGTACGCTCCTGTAGCTGTACCTTTTGCTGTGATACGCTGGTAACAGCGGCCAGAGAATGGTaccgcatcccatacccatcctgtgagtggtagcgcatcccatacccatcctgtgagtggtagcgcatcccatacccatcctgtgagtggtagcgcatcccatacccatcctgtgagtggtagcgcatcccatacccatcctgtgagtggtagcgcatcccatacccatcctgtgagtggtagcgcatcccatacccatcctgtgagtggtagcgcaccccatacccatcctgtgagtggtagcgcaccccatacccatcctgtgagtggtagcgcatcccatacccatcctgtgagtggtagcgcaccacatacccatcctgtgagtggtagcgcatcccatacccatcctgtgagtggtagcgcaccacatacccatcctgtgagtggtagcgcatcccatacccatcctgtgagtggtagcgcaccccatacccatcctgtgagtggtagcgcaccccatacccatcctgtgagtggtagcgcatcccatacccatcctgtgagtggtagcgcaccacatacccatcctgtgagtggtagcgcaccccatacccatcctgtgagcggtagtggtaaAGCTTACAGAGTCACATAATAACCACAGAAAGTTAACCCCAAATTCGTTCATCTGCGCACCGCACTTTTATTTCCGGTAAAATACTGTATTGCTCGCGGAAGCTATTTTCAGCACGGTTACCTTTCACAGAATGAAATGGCCCGAGATTacttgagagagaaagagaatgagaATAAATGCGTGTCTTCCTCCTATTGTCAATTGCAGACGCGTGTTGTAGACTGCACGTGTTACCCTAGCACATGGCGCCGCCCGCCCTCGCTGCCACACACACGATCACATAAACATTGCCCTGATACACTATATCCCCCTATATGTAGTTATACCTCAGCTGGAGTTGTGTTGTGAATAAGCGAGTTATGTGTCCAGTTGGGCGTATAAGTGGCAGTTTGTGGGGCTGTGGCATTAGCGTGGTGGTGGTAAGACTTAGTGACGTCAGACGTTGGCATACAAGTTAGGACGGTTGCCCGTCGAGTCTCAGTACCTGGCCACGGGTCACACGCAGAGGGAGCTCCACGCTACCGCCCGGCCCGTCTCGCTCACTACTGGTGTCAGTGCCTCCCTAAACTTACTCTCTCTCATAAGTGCTACTCACGTTAACATTGATCGATACTGGGATTAACGCCTTGATACCGATGACATAAACAAGTAAGTTATTTACCTGGATATATGATATAGATAAGTGTGGAAATTTGAACAGGACAAGGATAGTTATCCCAGTGTGGTCCTGTTCACTGGTGGCGccgtgaacataagaacaaggcaactgcagaaggcctattggcccatacgaggcagctcctatttataaccacccaatcccactcatatacacgaCTCTAACACTTGCCTAAACAATGCTAACTTGGGGTAACTCGCAAGTACTTCCTCTAAAATGTTTCCAGTAATGCAACTTATGATCTATTTTTGTGATGCGATGAGTTAGTTATAAGTATTAGCTGTAGTAATACTAATAAAACTTTTAGTAATTTGTACATCGTATCAAGCCTCTTGGACTTGTGGAGTTACTTCCGTGTCCAGATTGGAACCAGTCTATTgtccacgtgtagattattacATATCTCTCATCTGCTTTCTAGAAAATACTGATTTAGACATTGTAAAAGTTCATAGTAATTTAGATGTGTTATTGAGCGTAATTGGGCAGTTCTCCAGTACTCTGCACGTTCTCCAGATCGGCAACTATTCCAGCTTAAAATGGGGCTGTTATTGTGTTAACAATATTTCACCGTAGAGAGCACTATTGTCTTCAAGCCTCATGTGAAAGTGTGAAATCATTTGAAAATGTGAAAGATGAtttgtgtgaaaggttcttgttagccATCTTATGTCCTACAGTTGTGACAGCTAGTGTTGTCTTCTCTGAAAGGTCTTCTaacattattcccaaatcttgTATATTGCTTTTCTTTTTATTGTGTGATTTTACTGCTTTGTGTTTCCTTTTTATATTTTCATGTTACATAGCGAAGGAGTttgaacttattttcattaaatataatattttctgCCCCATTGAAAAACCTGATTTACATCAGTTTAGACGTTTCTTGTGTCCAATGTTGTCTACTAtcatttgaaattgaaattgaaataagtttattgaggtaaaatacacacaaagggatgaggtagctcaagctattctcaccccattcagtacaacgtgttaatatatacatagacacacatcacaaataaacatattaccaaacattctgagagataaacatatacatttcctccttcacaagtagtatgttatcagacgtacacacaaatacttttatgactacTATCATTAACATCCTGGTGTCATGTAcagagg
Proteins encoded in this window:
- the LOC123769255 gene encoding 3'(2'),5'-bisphosphate nucleotidase 1 isoform X1 is translated as MSLASQSSPLLSKIVSSSVVFANHAGKIIRDIMKKGELGIVQKESARDLQTEADRAAQRCIIGSLARCFPKLTIIGEEGEEDLQDLGQQSFDPTTEATEQVRCPPHLASLSEEEIVVWVDPLDGTAEYTQAFECRESDHRGVCKTLGVTCDSLLDHVTVLIGFASAGKAVGGVIHQPYYNYQNPGSELGRTIWGIVGGEVCGMPLVSPPDGRLIVTTTRSHSSSTVNDAIDAVSPDEVLRVGGAGHKVMLLLEGKAHVYVFASPGCKKWDTCAPQAILEAAGGTLTDIKGALIPYHSTAPHRNSTGVLASAPGQKHEVFLAKIPQHVKDNLKA
- the LOC123769255 gene encoding 3'(2'),5'-bisphosphate nucleotidase 1 isoform X2 codes for the protein MSLASQSSPLLSKIVSSSVVFANHAGKIIRDIMKKGELGIVQKESARDLQTEADRAAQRCIIGSLARCFPKLTIIGEEGEEDLQDLGQQSFDPTTEATEQVRCPPHLASLSEEEIVVWVDPLDGTAEYTQGLLDHVTVLIGFASAGKAVGGVIHQPYYNYQNPGSELGRTIWGIVGGEVCGMPLVSPPDGRLIVTTTRSHSSSTVNDAIDAVSPDEVLRVGGAGHKVMLLLEGKAHVYVFASPGCKKWDTCAPQAILEAAGGTLTDIKGALIPYHSTAPHRNSTGVLASAPGQKHEVFLAKIPQHVKDNLKA